A region of Nodularia sp. LEGE 06071 DNA encodes the following proteins:
- a CDS encoding CpcT/CpeT family chromophore lyase has product MTNSMDITTLARWMAADFSNQAQAYENPPFFAHIRVCMRPLPVEVLSGVSLFVEQAYDYQLNDPYRVRVLELLNAGDRIEIVNYTVKQEEQFYGASRDLPRLKTLTSDHLEKLPGCNMTVEWAGNSFKGKVEPGKGCIVFRKGQNTYLDSEFEISEERFISLDRGRDLETNEHIWGSVAGPFHFVRWKSFADEVI; this is encoded by the coding sequence ATCACTAATTCTATGGATATTACAACCTTAGCTCGCTGGATGGCGGCAGATTTTAGTAATCAAGCACAAGCTTATGAAAACCCACCTTTTTTTGCTCATATTCGCGTGTGTATGCGTCCTCTACCTGTAGAGGTGTTATCAGGGGTGAGTTTGTTTGTGGAACAAGCTTATGATTATCAGCTGAATGACCCTTATCGCGTGCGGGTTTTGGAATTGCTCAATGCAGGCGATCGCATCGAAATTGTCAACTACACTGTTAAGCAAGAAGAACAGTTTTATGGCGCATCCCGTGACCTTCCACGGCTGAAAACTTTAACGAGCGATCACTTAGAAAAGTTACCAGGATGTAACATGACTGTAGAGTGGGCTGGTAACAGCTTCAAAGGCAAAGTGGAACCTGGTAAAGGTTGTATCGTATTTCGTAAAGGGCAAAATACCTATTTAGATAGTGAATTTGAGATTAGTGAGGAGAGATTTATCAGCCTGGACAGAGGACGTGATTTAGAAACCAATGAACATATTTGGGGGTCTGTCGCTGGTCCATTTCACTTTGTGCGGTGGAAGAGTTTTGCTGATGAAGTAATATAG